A portion of the Glycine max cultivar Williams 82 chromosome 10, Glycine_max_v4.0, whole genome shotgun sequence genome contains these proteins:
- the LOC100813554 gene encoding zinc finger CCCH domain-containing protein 30 yields MMNNLTIETEDSFASLLELAANNDVEGFKRMIERDPSCVDEVGLWYSRQKGSRRMVNELRTPLMVAATYGSIDILDLILSLSGCDINKPCGLDKSTALHCAASGGSENVVDVVILLLAAGADPNSVDGNGHRPVDVIVVPPKHESVRNNLEALLQTDDSIAVCNLRVITAPSNAYSPPLSTSSENGSPSAPDFQLKSKLNDGFISSASDKKEYPVDPSLPDIKNSIYSTDEFRMYSFKVRPCSRAYSHDWTECPFVHPGENARRRDPRKYHYSCVPCPDFRKGACRRGDMCEYAHGVFECWLHPAQYRTRLCKDGTSCSRRVCFFAHIAEELRPLYVSTGSAVPSPRSSTSAMDFAAAMNMLPGSPSSMSVMSPSRFTPPMSPSANGMSHPSVAWPQPNVPALHLPGSNIYSSRLRSSFNARDIPVDDFDLLPDYDVQQQLLNEFSCLSKQPMNSNAMNRSGRIKTLTPSNLDDLFSSESSSPRFADPALASAVFSPTHKSAFLNQFQQQQSLLSPVNTNFSSKNVENPLLHGASFGGQSSGRMSPRNVEPISPMSSRISVLVQHEKQQQFRSLSSRELGSNSATVAAAAAAAGSPANSWSKWGSSNGTLDWAVNADELGKLRRSSSFEHGNNSEEPDFSWVQSLVKESPSEIKENPTMMTTTTTISSVAAAGSSSEVSNMSTQMDAVDHAVLGAWLEQMQLDQLVAQQN; encoded by the coding sequence ATGATGAACAACTTGACCATTGAGACTGAGGATTCTTTTGCAAGCTTGCTTGAGCTTGCAGCTAATAACGATGTTGAAGGTTTCAAGCGAATGATTGAGAGGGATCCTTCCTGTGTAGATGAGGTAGGACTATGGTACAGTCGTCAAAAGGGATCTAGGCGGATGGTCAATGAGCTCAGAACCCCATTGATGGTTGCTGCTACTTATGGTAGCATTGATATTCTGGATCTGATTCTCTCACTTTCTGGCTGTGATATTAATAAACCTTGTGGCCTTGACAAGAGCACTGCCCTTCATTGTGCTGCTTCGGGTGGGTCTGaaaatgttgttgatgttgttataTTGCTTCTAGCAGCGGGGGCTGATCCAAATTCTGTGGATGGCAATGGTCATCGTCCAGTTGATGTCATTGTTGTTCCTCCCAAGCATGAGTCTGTTAGAAACAATCTTGAAGCACTTCTTCAAACTGATGACTCCATTGCAGTGTGTAATCTCAGGGTGATCACGGCTCCATCAAATGCATATTCTCCACCTTTGTCAACATCATCAGAGAATGGGTCTCCTTCTGCACCAGATTTCCAATTGAAGTCAAAGTTAAATGATGGCTTCATTTCTTCTGCATCAGACAAGAAAGAATATCCTGTTGATCCATCCCTTCCTGACATCAAGAATAGCATATATTCAACTGATGAATTCCGGATGTATTCTTTCAAAGTCCGACCTTGTTCACGTGCTTATTCACATGATTGGACTGAATGCCCTTTTGTTCATCCAGGGGAGAATGCTCGAAGAAGGGACCCAAGAAAGTACCACTACAGCTGTGTGCCTTGTCCTGATTTTCGGAAGGGTGCTTGCCGACGTGGAGATATGTGTGAATATGCTCATGGAGTTTTTGAGTGCTGGCTGCATCCAGCACAATATCGAACTCGTCTTTGTAAGGATGGGACAAGTTGCTCCAGAAGAGTTTGCTTTTTTGCTCACATTGCCGAGGAGCTTCGGCCATTATATGTTTCAACTGGTTCTGCTGTACCATCTCCTCGCTCAAGCACATCTGCTATGGATTTTGCTGCAGCCATGAACATGTTGCCTGGCTCTCCTTCCTCAATGTCTGTCATGTCTCCTTCACGGTTCACTCCGCCTATGTCGCCCTCTGCCAATGGCATGTCACACCCTTCTGTTGCCTGGCCCCAACCAAATGTCCCAGCCTTGCATCTACCAGGGAGTAATATTTATTCCAGTCGTTTGAGATCTTCATTCAATGCTAGAGATATTCCTGTGGACGACTTTGACTTGTTGCCTGACTATGATGTTCAGCAACAGCTCCTTAATGAGTTCTCTTGCCTCTCTAAACAGCCTATGAATTCTAATGCTATGAACCGCTCTGGTCGCATTAAAACCCTGACCCCTTCAAATCTTGATGATCTATTTTCTTCTGAGAGTTCATCTCCTCGGTTTGCTGATCCTGCATTGGCTTCAGCTGTTTTTTCTCCAACACATAAATCagctttccttaatcaatttcagcAGCAGCAAAGCTTGCTGTCACCTGTGAACACAAACTTTTCTTCTAAAAATGTTGAGAATCCACTATTGCATGGTGCCTCTTTTGGGGGTCAATCATCAGGAAGGATGTCTCCTCGAAATGTGGAACCTATTTCTCCAATGAGCTCTCGGATTTCTGTGCTAGTTCAGCATGAGAAGCAGCAACAATTCCGAAGCCTTAGCTCCAGGGAACTTGGCTCCAACTCTGCCACTGTTGCTGCTGCCGCTGCCGCCGCTGGTTCCCCTGCCAATTCTTGGTCAAAATGGGGATCCTCCAATGGTACGCTGGATTGGGCTGTCAATGCAGATGAATTAGGGAAGCTGCGTAGATCATCTTCATTTGAGCACGGGAATAACAGTGAGGAGCCTGATTTCTCATGGGTCCAGTCACTTGTTAAAGAATCTCCATCTGAGATTAAGGAGAATCCGACGATGATGACGACGACGACAACTATCTCAAGCGTTGCAGCAGCTGGATCCTCCAGTGAGGTTTCAAATATGAGCACACAAATGGATGCTGTTGATCATGCGGTGTTAGGAGCTTGGCTTGAACAAATGCAGCTTGATCAACTTGTGGCTCAGcaaaattaa
- the LOC106794786 gene encoding uncharacterized protein produces the protein MADRGRGGGRRTFNRDFSLGALITTNLSPSSIHISTSESMIHVVAQTPNTLSTAQDQPNLTFVRESIPTAPIRDVSPSTPDDSVTLEYPPDPNCEHIVDERPFIRAYKEEFQPTYGYSNIISNIIRAKFDELAPSWLKVSIDLRDRWFGEFKKEYRWHPQEEQAIRAVFEPKGSRILKNAMNKIINGQDKGKWIIANVRAALDENWGFTNFLNKSSTAKVNQFVDRGASAYCGGSISTSAHFEKLSKEFQRPPTAWEVMEKTKKLKSGEWVNDKSHEFADSPNTATSVNDNEIYLNVVGNPNYKGNVYNLGTLSKRFSCSKSAPSTSIAPVEDQIEEMRETINKLNAELLAKTNKEKTLEEKML, from the exons ATGGCAGACAGAGGTAGAGGTGGTGGTCGTAGAACATTTAATCGTGATTTTAGTTTGGGAGCTCTAATTACCACCAACCTTTCCCCCTCATCCATTCACATATCAACCTCAGAGTCGATGATTCATGTTGTTGCGCAAACTCCAAACACACTTTCTACAGCTCAAGACCAACCAAATCTTACCTTTGTAAGGGAGTCAATTCCCACTGCCCCTATTAGAGATGTTTCACCTTCAACACCAGATGATTCTGTTACACTTGAATACCCACCAGATCCAAATTGCgaacatattgttgatgaaaggCCTTTCATTCGTGCATATAAAGAAGA GTTTCAACCAACATATGGGTATTCtaatatcatatcaaatatCATTAGGGCAAAATTTGATGAACTAGCTCCAAGTTGGTTGAAGGTGTCAATTGACCTTCGCGATAGGTGGTTTGGAGAGTTTAAG AAAGAGTATAGGTGGCACCCACAAGAAGAGCAAGCCATTAGAGCTGTTTTTGAGCCAAAAGGTTcacgtattttaaaaaatgcaatgaATAAGATCATAAATGGTCAAGATAAAGGAAAGTGGATAATAGCTAATGTTCGAGCAGCCTTGGACGAAAATTGGGGTTTTACAAATTTCCTAAACAAGAGCTCCACTGCCAAGGTGAATCAATTTGTTGATAGAGGAGCCTCAGCATACTGTGGTGGTTCCATATCTACTTCAGCTCACTTTGAAAAGCTG TCAAAGGAGTTTCAAAGACCACCAACTGCTTGGGAGGTGATGGAGAAAACTAAGAAATTGAAGTCGGGAGAATGGGTCAATGACAAGTCCCACGAATTCGCT GATTCCCCTAACACTGCTACTTCTGTTAatgataatgaaatatatttgaatgttgTTGGAAATCCAAATTACAAGGGGAACGTGTACAACCTAGGTACTTTGAGCAAAAGGTTTAGTTGCTCAAAATCAGCTCCATCTACTTCTATTGCTCCTGTGGAAGACCAAATAGAGGAAATGCGTGAgacaattaataaattgaatgCTGAGCTTTTGGCAAAGACAAATAAGGAGAAGACACTTGAGGAAAAGATGCTCTAG